Proteins from a genomic interval of Colletotrichum higginsianum IMI 349063 chromosome 6, whole genome shotgun sequence:
- a CDS encoding Ser thr protein phosphatase family protein, whose amino-acid sequence MDTSNPDLLVKTRFLVISDTHGARCLPGNNRLIDPVDVAIHCGDLTEESKLAEFRATLELMKTIQASLKLVIAGNHDWTLDTPMFKKKIAEIAPPVDMELVRREYGDFGEAQRILQASAKNEDDDESGIVFMDEGTRTFTLSNGASLTLFASPCTPSADDWGFQYDARGGHQWDIGSDVDVVPQHLPWVVDIELPRAARDAAA is encoded by the exons ATGGACACCTCGAATCCAGACTTGCTAGTCAAGACCCGGTTTCTAGTCATCTCGGACACCCACGGCGCAAGATGCTTGCCGGGGAATAACAGACTCATCGACCCCGTCGACGTGGCCATCCACTGCGGCGACCTCACAGAAGAGAGCAAACTGGCCGAGTTCCGCGCAACCCTCGAGCTCATGAAGACGATCCAGGCGTCACTGaagctcgtcatcgccgggAACCATGACTGGACGCTCGACACGCCCATgttcaagaagaagatcgcCGAGATAGCACCCCCGGTCGATATGGAGCTGGTCCGGAGGGAATACGGCGACTTTGGCGAGGCACAACGCATCCTCCAGGCATCCGCCAagaacgaggacgacgacgagtccggcatcgtcttcatgGACGAGGGCACCCGCACCTTCACCCTCTCCAACGGCGCCTCGCTCACCCTTTTCGCGAGCCCCTGCACGCCTTCGGCAGACGACTGGGGCTTCCAGTACGACGCACGCGGTGGTCACCAATGGGACATCGGGAGCGACGTGGACGTTGTC CCGCAGCACTTGCCGTGGGTCGTCGACATTGAGCTTCCCAGGGCCGCCCGCGATGCTGCCGCTTGA
- a CDS encoding transcriptional Coactivator p15 yields MPFTKGTKRGAPRDSRSDSEDELATKPTKKNKTSETEGSKSGVDKEGNAFWDLSNKRRIGISQFKNTTFINIREYYEKDGEMLPGKKGISLTVAQYETLVKVIPAINEKLRTIGHDVENVKEGGDAPTAVESLKKPVKEKSKAKKSNIEATSDEEST; encoded by the exons ATGCCATTCACGAAAGGTACCAAGCGTGGTGCCCCGCGCGACTCGCGCAGCGActccgaggacgagctcgccaCCAAGCCAaccaagaagaacaagaccTCCGAGACCGAGGGCAGTAAAAGTGGTGTTGACAAGGAGGGCAACGCCTTCTGGGAT CTTTCCAACAAGCGCCGTATTGGCATTTCTCAATTCAAGAACACCACCTTCATCAACATTCGCGAGTACTATGAGAAGGATGGCGAAATGCTACCCGGCAAGAAGGGCATCTCCCTCACTGTAGCCCAGTACGAGACCCTTGTCAAGGTCATTCCCGCTATCAACGAGAAGCTCCGCACAATAGGCCATGACGTCGAGAACGTCaaggaaggcggcgacgcgcCGACGGCAGTTGAGTCGCTGAAGAAGCCTGTCAAGGAGAAGTCAAAGGCCAAGAAGTCCAACATCGAGGCCACCAGTGACGAGGAGTCGACGTAG
- a CDS encoding 5-oxoprolinase, protein MDSTHADVHPPGGASAASAKEKVPATETTATTTYVSPPAGEKPATASIPSITSAPLPDAPKPANEEDDLATKLLRFLSTATPETLGAVAVGLAASTYFILGKVGLVLIGAFGGVVTFITYEARHPEVSRAVRGEKGIDILQRLALVKIAEPPKDDAEEEERLIHGFDDFQPETREALTGLVDAVIRDYVKWWYSPILPNDSSFPLSCRRLLNSFLLSVSNHLHRKRPADSFIDFMTNSSSMFIVFLSELSSAFTEQHNDSNSSAVDIIAKYLEENPNSNLANLLNHPQQAAKFRNVADDLLGFLDRSAYNCDPARVFLREILAGVILEMTLQSCSKPEWINGWIVYLLEAGEPDFSQAIDVGMQTGPDAANASNASIANNNNAFVDIDGNLGNIALTKGNRNSLDMERERRKGSLVTHRKQLSKADEEMEEAMEEMKRMNALIAEEEAKRAKARQSVDLAPKPTVQATEDKVVSSPGELSPRSLSSAEKPSTSGSHGSNGSNGFIKDDGLHSPVTPRSPADSSSQKSSPNHTSNGSASQFLNFDQIVPPAKEEPEASEEGSRKPPLTLHNATITLYEDGNDSSKIRSKPTWDYMVQIEPSSSHYPGWMIVRQYSDFETLHEILRRIATISGATAFTEQHSTLPSWKSHTRASLRGELERYVKDACWYKPLAESEGMKRFLEKDSGHGHSNSKSGLAWDTVGKNMLDVLTMGPKGAMEGGKAVFGGVTGVFNNIGLGPRKNTASSLSEIQTSNRWSTGTPPRMDSTTSLNAAVTSPTGVGPRKGRDSLDSQRSSIVSTQPGKIAPMERRPSYDPRGDTEADSLKPRSDRWERTSPSATGSREHSRASSLAPLQSPALRSPSSTSLDVMNLQYLPPPPDEMPEDYQSPTHGDMQAQLKSTGAVSPGLPQTQANKKEPKPARQYAPLSEQEANVAVELVFAIINEMYTLSSAWNIRRTLLAAAKSFLLRPGNPSLLSIQKMMQESVIDANTKDEGLAYHLRKLRENTMPTDEERAAWPAEMTDEEKEKLRVKARNLLIKRGVPAALSGVMGQAATTDALGRIFDSLQIEEVARGFMFGMMLQAVRVVTH, encoded by the coding sequence ATGGACTCGACACATGCCGACGTGCATCCGCCCGGCGGCGCAtctgctgcctctgccaAAGAAAAGGTGCCGGCTActgagacgacggcgacaacaaCATACGTTTCCCCTCCGGCTGGAGAGAAGCCAGCGACTGCTTCCATCCCTTCGATAACATCTGCTCCGTTGCCCGATGCGCCAAAGCCTGCCAACGAAGAAGATGATCTGGCAACTAAGCTCCTCAGGTTCTTGTCGACCGCGACCCCCGAAACCctcggtgccgtcgccgtcggcctggcAGCCTCGACCTACTTCATACTTGGCAAGGTCGGACTCGTGCTCATTGGCGCGTTTGGCGGGGTCGTCACCTTCATCACATACGAGGCGCGCCATCCAGAGGTGTCGCGGGCTGTCAGGGGCGAGAAGGGCATCGACATCCTCCAACGCCTGGCGCTGGTTAAAATCGCCGAACCGCCCAAAGATGatgcggaagaggaggagcggcTCATACACGGCTTCGATGACTTTCAGCCCGAGACCCGCGAGGCGTTGACTGGCCTGGTGGACGCCGTCATCCGCGACTATGTCAAATGGTGGTACTCGCCCATCCTTCCCAATGACAGCTCATTCCCTCTGTCCTGCAGGAGGCTCCTCAATTCGTTCCTCCTCTCCGTCTCGAACCATCTCCACCGCAAGCGACCTGCCGATTCCTTTATCGATTTCATGACCAACTCGTCGTCCATGTTCATTGTCTTCCTTTCCGAGCTATCCTCAGCATTTACCGAGCAGCACAATGACTCCAATTCGTCGGCTGTTGACATCATCGCCAAGTACCTCGAAGAGAACCCCAATTCGAACCTGGCCAATCTCCTGAACCATCCACAGCAAGCAGCCAAGTTCCGCAACGTGGCAGATGATCTGCTCGGCTTCCTGGACCGGTCGGCGTACAATTGTGACCCGGCGCGCGTGTTTTTGAGAGAGATCCTGGCCGGTGTCATCCTCGAGATGACCTTGCAGTCATGCTCGAAGCCGGAGTGGATCAACGGCTGGATCGTATATCTGTTGGAAGCTGGAGAGCCCGATTTCAGTCAGGCCATCGACGTTGGCATGCAGACAGGACCTGATGCTGCCAACGCCAGCAACGCCAGCATCGCGAACAACAACAATGCCTTCGTTGACATTGACGGAAACCTCGGCAACATTGCCCTGACCAAGGGAAACCGCAACTCACTGGACATGGAGCGAGAACGTCGGAAAGGTTCGTTGGTGACGCACAGGAAGCAGCTCAGCAAGGCCGACGAAGAGATGGAAGAGGCCATGGAGGAGATGAAGCGCATGAACGCCTTGATTGCTGAGGAAGAGGCTAAGAGAGCCAAGGCACGACAAAGCGTTGATTTGGCACCAAAACCAACAGTACAGGCCACCGAGGACAAGGTTGTGTCCTCGCCCGGGGAATTGTCGCCGAGATCACTGTCTTCGGCAGAGAAGCCATCCACAAGCGGTTCACATGGTTCTAATGGGTCTAACGGCTTCATCAaggacgacggcctgcaCTCACCCGTCACGCCGAGATCTCCTGCGGATTCATCCAGTCAGAAGTCGTCGCCGAACCACACGTCCAACGGGAGCGCATCCCAGTTCCTGAATTTCGACCAAATTGTACCACCTGCCAAAGAAGAGCCTGAAGCATCGGAAGAAGGCTCCCGCAAGCCCCCATTGACACTTCACAACGCCACTATTACTCTTTATGAAGATGGCAATGACAGCAGTAAGATTCGGAGTAAACCGACGTGGGATTACATGGTTCAGATCGAGCCATCGTCTTCCCACTATCCTGGTTGGATGATTGTCAGGCAATATTCGGACTTTGAGACTCTGCACGAGATACTTAGGCGCATTGCAACGATCTCGGGCGCGACAGCCTTTACAGAGCAGCATTCCACGCTTCCCAGCTGGAAGTCGCACACACGGGCGTCGCTGCGCGGCGAGTTGGAACGGTACGTGAAGGATGCCTGCTGGTACAAGCCCCTCGCAGAAAGTGAGGGTATGAAGCGCTTTCTGGAGAAGGACTCAGGACATGGCCACAGTAACTCCAAGTCTGGCTTGGCATGGGATACTGTCGGCAAGAACATGTTGGACGTCTTGACGATGGGTCCAAAGGGTGCCATGGAGGGCGGCAAGGCAGTGTTTGGCGGAGTGACTGGCGTGTTCAACAACATCGGCCTCGGTCCGAGAAAGAATACGGCGTCTTCCCTGTCGGAAATCCAAACATCGAATCGTTGGTCAACAGGAACACCACCACGGATGGACAGcaccaccagcctcaacGCGGCAGTCACATCACCAACCGGAGTGGGTCCCCGGAAGGGCAGGGACAGTCTAGACAGCCAGAGATCCTCCATCGTGTCGACCCAGCCTGGCAAGATCGCTCCCATGGAGCGACGGCCCAGCTACGATCCGCGTGGAGACACCGAGGCGGACAGCCTCAAGCCTCGTTCTGATCGCTGGGAAAGGACCTCGCCGAGCGCCACCGGCAGTCGCGAACATAGTAGAGCTTCGAGCCTGGCGCCCTTGCAGTCGCCTGCCCTGCGGTCACCGTCTTCAACGAGCCTGGATGTTATGAACCTCCAGTACCTCCCACCGCCTCCGGATGAGATGCCCGAAGACTATCAGTCCCCGACGCACGGGGACATGCAGGCTCAATTGAAATCGACCGGGGCCGTTTCACCCGGCCTGCCGCAAACTCAGGCGAACAAGAAGGAGCCGAAACCCGCAAGACAGTACGCCCCATTGTCCGAGCAAGAGGCGAACGTGGCCGTGGAGCTGGTCTTCGCCATTATCAATGAAATGTACACGCTCTCGTCTGCCTGGAATATCCGACGAACGCTTTTGGCCGCCGCAAAGTCGTTCCTCTTACGGCCCGGCAACCCATCTCTGCTCTCGATTCAGAAGATGATGCAGGAGTCGGTTATTGACGCCAACACAAAGGACGAAGGTCTTGCGTACCACCTACGCAAGCTACGAGAAAACACGATGCCAACTGACGAGGAGCGCGCTGCGTGGCCAGC